Proteins encoded within one genomic window of Komagataella phaffii GS115 chromosome 3, complete sequence:
- a CDS encoding Component of the commitment complex has protein sequence MEGQLVERTRGRPSERRSANKWGEVKNRILTRIKYPTNIVGQLTPEQLDAFQLVFRIEEITQKLETHQVVPEEKLRSPSPTPIYNSNGKRINTIDIRYTEKLEKERHVLVERAMKTVPGFTAPINYKRPGKTSEKLYLPTKDYPDINFIGLLLGPRGNTLKKLQDESGAHIGIRGKGSVKTGRNNNAAGSHQSHMDDELHCLITSESQEKIKKAVALCNEIIEKAIVSPEGQNDMKRGQLRELAVLNGTLRTTENRACTLCGELGHLRHDCPKKQSFTQTVVCRNCGQTGHFARDCKFSGFENERAEDREIDQMMNDLNGDAPSYNMKTLNSSTEPGSVPIPQQDQINNLFQNPSKRPHIDDEASESKRPAIKAPLGLSVSVDPQPIQSLPFPPGAGNSSFLPPPPPPMAGSSIPPPPPPAVTTKLPPPPPPPVSTRKPPPPPPPSVPTAKPPPPPPQ, from the coding sequence ATGGAAGGCCAGCTTGTAGAAAGAACAAGAGGAAGGCCCTCTGAACGACGGTCAGCCAACAAATGGGGAGAGGTGAAGAACCGAATTCTCACAAGGATTAAATACCCTACGAACATCGTTGGCCAGTTAACGCCAGAACAACTAGACGCCTTCCAGTTGGTCTTTAGGATAGAGGAAATAACACAGAAGCTAGAAACACATCAAGTCGTACCTGAAGAAAAACTTAGATCACCTTCTCCAACTCCCATTTATAACAGCAACGGTAAGAGAATCAATACCATTGACATAAGATacactgaaaaattagagAAGGAGAGACATGTCTTGGTGGAGAGAGCGATGAAAACTGTGCCTGGATTCACCGCCCCCATCAACTACAAGAGACCAGGAAAAACCAGTGAAAAACTCTATTTACCTACCAAAGATTATCCGGATATTAATTTCATAGGACTGCTCTTGGGCCCCCGAGGAAAcacattgaagaaattacAGGACGAGAGTGGTGCCCATATCGGAATCAGAGGAAAAGGATCGGTCAAAACAGGTAGGAACAATAATGCTGCAGGCTCACATCAAAGCCATATGGATGACGAATTACACTGTTTGATAACTTCAGAATCtcaagaaaagatcaagaaggcCGTTGCTCTGTGCAATGAGATAATTGAAAAGGCGATTGTCAGCCCTGAAGGGCAAAACGATATGAAGAGAGGTCAACTAAGAGAGCTAGCAGTTCTCAATGGTACTTTGAGAACCACAGAAAATAGAGCATGTACGCTATGTGGAGAACTGGGCCACCTTAGACACGATTGCCCTAAGAAGCAAAGCTTTACTCAAACTGTAGTGTGTCGAAATTGTGGACAAACTGGACATTTTGCTAGGGACTGTAAGTTTAGtggctttgaaaatgaaagagcAGAGGATAGAGAAATTGATCAGATGATGAATGACCTCAATGGGGATGCTCCGAGTTACAACATGAAAACTCTGAATTCGTCCACCGAACCAGGTTCAGTTCCAATTCCCCAGCAAGATCAAATTAATAATTTGTTTCAGAATCCTAGTAAGAGACCTCATATTGATGACGAAGCATCTGAGTCCAAGCGACCTGCTATTAAGGCTCCGTTGGGGTTGAGTGTTTCTGTTGATCCACAACCCATTCAATCTCTACCGTTTCCTCCAGGTGCCGGGAATTCATCGTTTCTACCACCTCCTCCTCCCCCAATGGCTGGATCAAGCATACCACCACCACCCCCTCCAGCCGTGACAACAAAGCTACCGCCACCACCACCTCCTCCAGTAAGTACAAGGAAGCCCCCTCCTCCTCCACCGCCTTCAGTTCCTACTGCAAAGCCACCTCCACCTCCGCCACAATGA
- a CDS encoding Essential splicesome assembly factor — protein MSVMKNKAPADLQITAEQILLEAYESKDPSLKLTEHKINDLEELQQMQLKKRTEFENALRMNRLNVGQWLRYATFEVEQRDYRRARSVFERCLEVDPTNVTVWIRYSQTELKGKNINHARNVLERATILLPRVDKLWYLYVNLEETLGNVVGTREIFLRWINWRPSASVWKHFIYFESRYGELENCRKIFEKFVVASPKTETWLYWASFEKQHGDAVDIRNVYTLAIDSAMSLGKEFLDESIFVSWCDWETQQKEFARVRALYKFGMDHLTGEKRDRLFEQYTVFEKQYGDREGIEETIMQKRKIKYEQILSENPYDYDNWWLYIELLENYNDTTELLEQAYTKVLGAVPQSESKPDWEKYICLWLKFLFVTELESKDISKAREGYKKLISLIPHKKFTFAKVWTNYAYFEIRQDDLSQARKILGQSLGLCPKRKLFKSYIAMELKLKEFDRVRKLYEKFIETWPRDVSIWIEYAEFENQMDDDERCKAIYEIATSEPEILPDEERKEAFNKLIDYLLSTYQYSEARNAYSRFLILFKHDTVIWIKKAIFELTIPSEEQLNEYLLHSNQNEDLEFQFEVTEESKERSRKEFEKALAFAKATNNKSMRVMLFQAFKEFESVYGTKGSQEEINKRFPSVVRRREGDEEVVDYVFPDDQLDSKQVEDVEDSKPKSAMQKFLENAKKWKEKQS, from the coding sequence ATGTCAGTTATGAAGAATAAGGCCCCCGCAGATCTTCAAATCACGGCGGAGCAGATTCTTCTGGAGGCCTACGAAAGTAAAGACCCCTCCTTGAAGCTGACTGAGCACAAAATTAATGACCTGGAAGAACTCCAACAGATGCAGCTCAAGAAGAGAACAGAGTTTGAGAATGCCCTCAGGATGAACAGGTTGAACGTAGGGCAATGGCTTCGGTACGCCACGTTTGAAGTAGAACAACGTGATTATCGCCGCGCTCGTTCTGTTTTTGAACGGTGTCTAGAGGTTGATCCAACCAACGTTACCGTGTGGATTCGATACTCTCAAACTGAACTCAAGGGGAAAAACATCAACCATGCTAGAAACGTTTTGGAAAGAGCTACCATATTGTTGCCACGCGTGGACAAGCTGTGGTATTTGTACGTGAACCTAGAAGAAACATTGGGCAATGTGGTTGGAACGAGAGAGATCTTTTTAAGATGGATAAACTGGAGGCCCTCAGCTAGTGTATGGAAGCACTTCATTTATTTTGAGTCTCGTTATGGAGAGCTGGAGAACTGTCgaaaaatctttgagaaGTTTGTTGTGGCTTCTCCGAAGACGGAAACCTGGCTTTATTGGGCTAGTTTTGAGAAACAACATGGCGACGCTGTGGATATTAGGAATGTGTACACCTTGGCTATCGACTCAGCAATGagtcttggaaaagagTTTCTCGATGAGTCAATATTCGTCAGTTGGTGTGATTGGGAGACGCAACAGAAAGAGTTTGCTAGAGTAAGAGCATTGTACAAGTTTGGTATGGACCACTTAACAGGTGAGAAGAGAGATCGGCTGTTCGAACAATATacagtttttgaaaaacagtACGGGGATAGGGAAGGGATAGAAGAAACCATCATGCAAAAACGGAAAATAAAATACGAACAGATCCTGTCTGAGAATCCTTATGATTATGACAACTGGTGGTTATATATCGAACTGTTGGAGAACTACAACGATACTACAGAATTGCTGGAGCAGGCATATACCAAAGTCTTGGGAGCTGTTCCTCAGAGTGAGTCCAAACCAGATTGGGAAAAGTACATCTGCTTAtggttgaaatttttgtttgttactgaacttgaaagtAAAGATATCTCAAAGGCTAGAGAGGGCTACAAGAAGCTGATATCCCTAATTCCTCATAAAAAGTTTACATTTGCCAAGGTTTGGACAAACTATGCGTACTTTGAAATACGACAAGATGATTTATCACAAgcaagaaagatattggGCCAATCTTTGGGTCTGTGTCCGAAGAGAAAGCTATTCAAATCGTACATTGCCATGGAATTGAAGTTAAAGGAATTTGACAGGGTTCGAAAGCTCTATGAAAAATTTATCGAGACGTGGCCTCGGGATgtttcaatttggattGAATATGCTGAATTTGAGAACCAaatggatgatgatgaaaggTGTAAAGCAATCTATGAAATTGCTACCAGTGAACCCGAAATCCTACCGGATgaggaaagaaaggaagctttcaacaagttgatTGATTATCTGCTATCAACATACCAGTATTCAGAAGCTAGAAACGCATATTCCAGGTTCTTGATCCTGTTCAAACATGACACAGTAATTTGGATTAAAAAGGCTATATTTGAACTAACCATTCCATCAGAAGAGCAGCTCAACGAATATTTGCTGCATTCCAACCAGAATGAGGATCTGGAATTCCAGTTTGAAGTCACAGAAGAGTCCAAGGAAAGAAGTagaaaagaatttgaaaaggCGTTAGCGTTTGCAAAGGCAACTAATAACAAGAGCATGAGAGTGATGCTTTTCCAAgccttcaaagaatttgagTCTGTCTATGGGACGAAAGGTAGCCAAGAAGAGATTAACAAAAGGTTCCCATCAGTTGTCAGGCGTCGGGAAGGTGATGAAGAAGTGGTCGATTACGTTTTCCCTGACGACCAGCTCGATTCCAAGCAGGTCGAAGATGtggaagattcaaaacCAAAGTCAGCTATGCAgaaattcttggaaaatgcCAAAAAATGGAAGGAGAAACAAAGTTAG
- a CDS encoding Subunit of the telomeric Ku complex (Yku70p-Yku80p) — MSVVSKQYDIHEGIIFVIELTPELHAPASEGKSQLQIILENVSEVISELIITLPGTGIGCYLINYDGGQNDEIYPIFELQDLNLEMMKQLYQVLEDHVSGLNPLEKQFPIEHSKPLSATLFFHLRSLFYMAKTHKRTGRHYNLKKIFLFTNNDKPYNGNSQLRVPLKKTLADYNDVDITLIPFLLNKPSGVKFDKTEYSEILFYDKDACSMSIEEIRQRISRHKEIKRVYFTCPLKIANNLCISVKGYSMFYHETPRKIKFVVNEGSTFKDVETKSQFVDPTSGKEFSSEQLIKAYPLGADAYIPLNSEQVKTINRFNDIINIPSLEILGFRDISNWLPQYQFGKASFLSPNNYGDFTHSQRTFSCLLQSMTKKSKFAVLFGTLKNNAAPRLFGMIPSTLPQYESCNLPQGFFLIKLPYLDDVRQLPPKIAPVDADLDVLVSLFSNLVGKIHIKNGYQPQEYENPSLQWHFKMLRDDYLQLEHDIDISDPLEKQKYINSLDETKTKIMKLRDYVKETADDDDPSRLANTLKELNQELNKISNFDIIANKKPKTPTTVDPVPTDDDIINAWKAGTLNGFKVDQLRKYVRSRNNFLETASKKADLIANIDKYFQQKFKETKA; from the coding sequence ATGAGTGTTGTCAGCAAGCAATACGACATCCACGAAGGCATTATCTTTGTAATTGAATTGACCCCGGAGCTTCACGCGCCGGCTTCAGAAGGGAAATCTCAGCTCCAGATCATCTTAGAGAATGTCAGTGAGGTTATTTCTGAGCTAATCATTACCTTGCCCGGTACAGGAATAGGGTGTTACCTTATTAATTACGACGGTGGTCAAAACGACGAAATTTACCCCATTTTTGAGTTACAAGACCTGAATTTGGAAATGATGAAACAATTGTACCAAGTCTTGGAGGACCATGTAAGTGGGCTTAATCCTCTCGAGAAGCAATTCCCAATTGAACACAGTAAACCGTTATCAGCCACTCTGTTCTTTCACTTAAGGTCTCTTTTTTACATGGCGAAGACTCATAAGCGTACTGGAAGACATtacaacttgaaaaagattttcTTGTTCACTAATAACGATAAACCTTACAATGGAAACTCTCAGCTGAGAGTTCCCTTGAAGAAAACCCTGGCTGATTACAATGACGTAGACATTACTTTGATTCCGTTTCTTCTGAACAAGCCTTCAGGTGTCAAGTTTGACAAGACGGAATACTCAGAAATTTTGTTCTATGATAAAGATGCTTGTTCGATGTCAATTGAGGAGATCCGCCAACGAATTTCTAGACATAAGGAGATCAAGCGGGTTTACTTCACCTGTCCTTTGAAAATCGCAAATAACTTGTGCATTTCTGTGAAAGGTTATTCTATGTTTTATCATGAAACTCCAAGGAAGATCAAATTTGTCGTCAATGAGGgttcaactttcaaagatgtgGAGACAAAATCTCAGTTTGTCGATCCAACATCCGGAAAAGAGTTTTCCAGTGAACAGCTGATCAAAGCATATCCTCTAGGTGCCGATGCTTACATTCCTTTAAACTCAGAGCAAGTCAAAACAATAAATCGATTTaatgatatcatcaatatccCCTCTTTGGAAATTCTAGGTTTCAGGGATATATCTAATTGGTTGCCACAGTATCAGTTTGGCAAAGCATCGTTTTTATCCCCTAATAACTATGGTGATTTTACACATTCGCAGAGAACATTTAGTTGTCTTTTACAATCCATGACCAAAAAATCCAAGTTTGCAGTACTTTTTGGtactttgaagaacaatGCGGCTCCAAGGTTGTTTGGCATGATTCCCTCTACGTTACCTCAATACGAAAGTTGTAATCTTCCCCAAGGGTTCTTCCTGATAAAGCTCCCGTATCTGGATGATGTACGCCAGCTGCCACCCAAAATTGCCCCGGTCGATGCTGATTTGGATGTATTAGTTTCACTTTTCAGCAACCTGGTCGGAAAGATCCACATCAAGAATGGATACCAACCCCAAGAGTATGAAAATCCTTCCCTACAATGGCACTTCAAAATGTTACGTGACGATTACCTTCAATTGGAACACGATATCGACATCAGTGACCCCCTTGAGAAACAAAAGTACATAAACAGCCTCGATGAGACAAAAACCAAGATCATGAAACTACGGGACTATGTCAAGGAAACTGCCGATGATGACGACCCTTCACGGCTTGCCAACACTCTCAAAGAGCTCAACCAAGAGCTGAACAAAATTTCcaactttgatatcatcgCCAATAAGAAGCCAAAGACCCCCACGACAGTAGACCCTGTTCCTACTGATGATGACATCATCAACGCCTGGAAGGCAGGAACTCTGAACGGTTTCAAGGTGGATCAATTACGAAAATACGTAAGGTCACGAAACAACTTTCTGGAGACGGCCTCCAAAAAGGCAGATCTCATCGCCAACATTGACAAGTACTTTCAGCagaagttcaaagagaCTAAGGCCTGA
- a CDS encoding Putative membrane glycoprotein with strong similarity to Vth2p and Pep1p/Vps10p, may be involved in — MFPPELGFDGSWAGATCKVFEGEETEHPLFFHLRRSVPSKYLYLFYGALFKSNIEDGSYKLVSDYVNSDRRGVDFELISGLKGTALINIVINHEAIESGTVDEKSTEIKTKITYDDASSWSYITPPPFDLERNEFICKGEEKLLEDCSLNFKGPTERRSIEIKSSCDSGKGLLFGVGNVGKYSDRDPSNLALYFSNDGGVSWRVVAKVFTDKKIKVYDLVYSSSGASRKFIVLENEYSVPDRERNIRNLYTIGFSYGDDDSEFWNSKTVFGGVQYNDKHGTLFTLLSVSILGGAWFVYNRGIKRNGGFSRLNNFAGQNVESSSRPIEENNTDKVVNCIIRVFFSTYQLFQRSVSTVFKELLPNRRSSSQDDVDQPFLGNQMDSERLVTF; from the exons ATGTTTCCGCCCGAACTGGGATTTGACGGATCATGGGCAGGTGCGACATGCAAAGTGTTTGAAGGGGAAGAGACAGAACACCCCTTGTTTTTCCATCTTAGAAGGTCAGTTCCATCAAAGTATTTGTATTTGTTTTACGGTgcattgttcaaaagcaacATCGAAGATGGATCCTACAAACTTGTATCCGACTATGTGAACAGCGATAGACGAGGTGTCGATTTTGAACTTATCTCTGGATTGAAAGGTACTGCTCTTATCAATATAGTCATAAACCATGAAGCAATCGAATCGGGAAcagttgatgaaaaatctaCGGAAATCAAGACCAAAATCACCTACGATGATGCCTCTAGCTGGAGTTATATAACTCCACCTCCGTTCGACCTTGAGAGGAATGAATTCATTTGCAAAGGGGAGGAGAAATTGTTAGAGGACtgttctttgaatttcaagGGACCTACTGAGAGGCGCTCTATTGAAATCAAGTCCTCTTGTGATTCAGGTAAAGGACTTCTTTTCGGTGTGGGGAACGTTGGAAAGTACTCAGATCGAGATCCTAGTAATCTTGCGTTATATTTCTCAAATGACGGTGGTGTTTCTTGGAGGGTGGTTGCAAAAG TTTTTACGGACAAAAAGATAAAAGTGTATGACCTTGTCTACTCGTCGTCTGGAGCATCTCGGAAGTTCATTGtccttgaaaatgaatATTCAGTACCTGatagagaaagaaatattCGCAATCTCTACACGATAGGTTTCAGTTATGGCGATGACGATTCTGAATTCTGGAATTCAAAGACCGTCTTTGGTGGTGTACAATATAACGACAAACATGGCACGTTATTCACGTTGTTAAGTGTATCCATCCTGGGAGGGGCTTGGTTTGTCTATAATAGGggaatcaaaagaaatggTGGATTTTCCAGACTCAACAATTTTGCAGGACAAAATGTCGagagttcttcaagaccaattgaagagaacAATACCGATAAAGTGGTCAACTGTATTATTAGAGTATTCTTTAGCACTTATCAACtgtttcaaagatctgTATCCACTGTATTTAAAGAGCTGCTTCCGAATAGAAGGTCATCGTCCCAGGACGACGTCGACCAGCCCTTTTTGGGGAACCAAATGGATTCCGAGAGACTAGTTACGTTCTGA
- a CDS encoding Essential type II topoisomerase — protein MSSSEGFSDDDFIVSSASSSPKAKRHKPAAKPTRKTPPASNGSAVNNSENGTTRSSTANNVNVSDQYQKLSQLEHILKRPDTYIGSVEKHESEQWIYNKETESMERKVVSIVPGLFKIFDEILVNAADNKIRDPSMKNIEVTIKPEENLIEVKNDGKELIFGNLLTSSNYNDDQKKVTGGRNGYGAKLCNIFSTEFIVETYDKSSGKLYTQRWSQNMGKTDKPVIKSIKKATEYTKVSFRPDLAKFNMTELDEDILGVLRRRVFDLCGSVRDISVKLNGEKLKIRNFKQYVEMYVKALEHKNDPIKTEDSSLLPPPSSSSPSQTIVYQTLNDRWEIAFAVSDSTFNQVSFVNSIATTSGGTHVNFIADQIVKKIEKEIKTKNKKAMIKPFQIKNNMFLFINCLVENPAFTSQTKEQLTTRASQFGGKKTEVPDDFIKKILRTGIVDAILDIAAMNADKALKKNDGSRKNRITGYPKLEDANKAGTKEGYKCTLILTEGDSASSLAVAGLAVVGRDYYGVYPLRGKMLNVREASADQIMKNAEIQAIKQIMGFQHKKNYTPENINSLRYGHIMIMTDQDHDGSHIKGLIINFLESSFPGLLKVPNFLLEFITPIVKVTITSGPEKRKVIPFYSMPEYEAWREQNTESFKQKYYKGLGTSLAEEMREYFSQLDKHMKTFHALQDVDPGFIDLAFSKKKADDRKEWLRGFEPGVHLDPDLSIIPISDFINKELILFSMADNIRSIPSMLDGFKPSQRKILYGCYKRNLRSEIKVSQLAGYIGEHSAYHHGDQSLIQSIIGLAQDFVGSNNLNLLQPIGGFGSRAQGGKDASAARYIFTDLSKITKKNFSCQGIGTGWSTNIPPFNPVDIVANIRRLMDGQEMEEMIPWYRGWNGSITKISADKFRMEGNIEQIDDETIEITEIPAKTWTINMKEFLLNGIAGSEKQKSWIKDMEEQHGMDLKFVITLTKEEMKKSLQMGLKERFKLITTINVGNMVAFDAAGKIKKYDNVNEIIEDYYHVRLDFYQRRKDHLAEVLGNQLEKISSQARFVKMIIENELRVNNRKRIELIEELQRLNFPKFSKDGKPIWQQVDQEEITEAEIKVEEEEEEEIDDENLLNKSVNIFASYDYLLGMPIWSLTRERYHKLLLQKAEKEDQLTELLKLSAKQIWNKDLEVFLEEWHAFLKEDEEKRASSFKKSGPAAKKKRVRRVKKENDENDPDFGSKKPKTVAKKVLNPKTKPKSASLMGSLSDITSELDKNLESFMPYFKVTQLRSAIAMPQKYKDTLFKLGLGKRGKISFRKVNPQQAGMLATVKELVKVELSEENVSQKQLRLQRKSNPGFTLERKD, from the exons ATGTCTTCCAGCGAAGGCTTcagtgatgatgattttaTTGTGAGTTCCGCAAGCAGCTCACCCAAGGCAAAGAGACATAAGCCCGCGGCTAAACCCACGAGGAAGACACCACCAGCCTCAAATGGCAGTGCAGTTAACAACTCAGAGAATGGTACCACTAGAAGCTCCACCGCAAACAATGTTAATGTTTCCGACCAATACCAGAAACTTTCTCAGTTAGAGCATATTTTGAAACGTCCTGACACTTATATTGGCTCCGTAGAGAAACACGAATCCGAACAATGGATTTACAACAAGGAAACGGAATCTATGGAAAGGAAAGTTGTGAGCATTGTTCCAGGGTtattcaaaatatttgatgaGATCCTTGTTAACGCAGCCGACAACAAGATTCGTGATCCTTCCATGAAGAACATCGAAGTTACTATCAAGCCTGAAGAGAATCTGATTGAGGTGAAAAATGATGGAAAGG AACTGATCTTTGGAAACCTGTTAACTTCGAGTAATTACAATGATGACCAAAAGAAAGTCACTGGTGGCAGAAATGGATATGGGGCCAAGTTATGTAACATCTTCTCCACAGAGTTTATCGTGGAAACTTACGATAAATCTTCGGGAAAATTATATACCCAGCGATGGAGTCAAAACATGGGTAAAACCGATAAGCCTGTTATCAAATCAATAAAAAAGGCAACTGAGTATACCAAGGTTTCTTTCCGTCCAGACTTAGCAAAGTTCAACATGACTGAACTGGATGAAGATATCTTGGGAGTTCTACGCCGACGTgtctttgatctttgtgGATCTGTTCGTGATATTAGCGTTAAACTTAACGGTGAAAAGCTTAAAATCAGAAATTTCAAGCAGTACGTTGAGATGTACGTCAAGGCTCTGGAGCACAAGAATGATCCGATCAAAACAGAAGACAGCTCGTTACTTCCACCTCCAAGTTCCAGTTCTCCTTCTCAAACTATCGTCTATCAAACATTGAACGATCGATGGGAGATTGCTTTTGCTGTTTCAGACTCAACCTTCAATCAGGTCTCCTTTGTGAATTCTATTGCCACCACTTCAGGGGGAACTCATGTTAATTTCATTGCAGATCAGATTGTtaaaaagattgaaaaagaaatcaagacaaaaaacaaaaaagcCATGATAAAACCATTTCAGATCAAAAATAATATGTTTCTATTTATCAACTGTTTGGTCGAAAATCCGGCTTTCACTTCTCAGACAAAGGAACAGTTGACCACCAGAGCATCACAATTTGGAGGCAAAAAGACTGAAGTTCCAGATGACTTTataaagaaaattttgagaaCAGGAATTGTGGATGCCATTTTGGATATCGCTGCCATGAATGCTGATAAGGCgttaaagaaaaatgacGGGAGCAGAAAGAATAGAATTACTGGATACCCCAAGTTAGAAGACGCCAACAAAGCCGGTACCAAAGAAGGTTACAAATGTACGCTGATTCTCACAGAGGGAGATTCGGCCTCTTCGTTGGCTGTTGCAGGTTTGGCTGTTGTTGGTAGAGATTATTACGGCGTCTATCCGTTAAGAGGTAAGATGCTTAACGTGAGAGAAGCAAGTGCCGATCAAATCATGAAGAATGCTGAAATTCAGGCTATCAAACAAATTATGGGATTCCAACACAAGAAGAATTATACTCCTGAAAACATCAACTCTCTTCGCTACGGTCACATAATGATCATGACTGATCAGGATCACGACGGTTCCCATATTAAGGGACTGATTATAAACTTCCTGGAAAGCTCCTTCCCAGGTTTACTGAAAGTTCCTaactttcttttggagTTCATAACTCCCATTGTTAAGGTTACCATTACCAGTGGTCCAGAAAAACGTAAGGTAATTCCCTTTTATAGTATGCCTGAGTATGAAGCTTGGAGAGAGCAGAATACAGAATCGTTTAAGCAGAAGTACTACAAAGGTCTGGGTACATCTCTTGCCGAAGAAATGAGAGAGTATTTCTCACAATTGGACAAACATATGAAAACGTTTCACGCTTTGCAAGACGTAGACCCTGGATTTATTGATTTGgcattttccaagaagaaagctgATGATCGTAAGGAATGGCTTCGTGGATTTGAACCCGGTGTACATCTGGATCCTGATTTATCCATCATCCCAATTTCCGACTTTATCAATAAAGAGTTGATTCTTTTCAGTATGGCAGATAATATTCGATCCATTCCGTCAATGTTGGATGGTTTCAAGCCTTCTCAGAGAAAAATTCTTTACGGTTGTTATAAAAGGAACCTAAGAAGCGAAATCAAGGTTTCACAGCTTGCTGGTTATATTGGTGAACATAGTGCTTACCATCATGGTGATCAATCACTGATTCAAAGTATAATTGGTTTGGCTCAGGACTTTGTGGGCAGTAATAATTTAAACCTTTTACAGCCAATTGGAGGATTTGGTTCCAGAGCTCAAGGAGGTAAAGATGCCTCCGCAGCAAGATATATTTTCACTGACTTATCGAAGattacaaagaaaaatttttCATGTC AGGGTATCGGAACTGGTTGGAGTACTAACATCCCCCCTTTTAACCCAGTTGACATTGTTGCCAACATTAGGAGATTGATGGATGGTCAGGAAATGGAGGAAATGATTCCATGGTATCGTGGCTGGAATGGTTCCATTACCAAAATAAGCGCTGATAAATTTCGAATGGAAGGTAACATAGAGCAGATTGATGACGAAACAATAGAGATTACTGAAATCCCAGCCAAGACCTGGACGATCAACATGAAAGAATTTTTATTGAATGGTATAGCAGGGAGTGAAAAACAGAAATCTTGGATCAAGGATATGGAAGAACAGCATGGAATGGATCTTAAGTTTGTAATCACTTTAACTAAAGAAgagatgaaaaaatctttgCAAATGggattgaaagaaagatttAAGTTGATCACTACAATCAACGTTGGCAACATGGTTGCTTTTGATGCTGCTGGAAAAATTAAGAAGTATGACAACGTGAACGAAATAATTGAAGACTATTATCATGTCAGACTGGACTTCTACCAACGTCGTAAGGATCATTTAGCAGAAGTACTTGGAAATCAGTTGGAGAAAATAAGCTCTCAGGCTCGGTTTGTCAAGATGATTATTGAAAACGAACTCCGAGTAAATaacagaaagagaattgaaTTAATTGAAGAGTTACAAAGATTgaactttccaaagttcTCTAAAGATGGCAAACCAATTTGGCAGCAGGTTGATCAGGAAGAGATCACGGAAGCAGAGATCAAGGtcgaggaagaagaagaagaagaaatagatgatgaaaatcTTTTAAACAAATCAGTGAACATTTTTGCTTCTTATGATTATCTCTTAGGTATGCCAATCTGGTCTTTAACCCGAGAGAGGTATCATAAACTGCTACTGCAAAAAgctgagaaagaagatcagTTAACTGAACTGTTGAAACTTAGCGCTAAGCAAATATGGAATAAGGATCTTGAAGTCTTTTTAGAAGAGTGGCATgctttcttgaaagaggaCGAGGAGAAGCGGGCATCTTCCTTTAAGAAGTCAGGGCCTGCAgccaagaaaaagagagTGAGACGTgtgaaaaaggaaaatgacGAGAATGATCCAGACTTTggatcaaagaaaccaaagacGGTTGCAAAGAAAGTCCTCAAcccaaaaacaaaaccCAAGAGTGCTTCTTTGATGGGTAGTTTGTCAGACATAACCAGTGAGCTTGAcaagaatcttgaaagtttt ATGCCATACTTCAAAGTCACGCAGCTGAGATCGGCGATTGCGATGCCTCAAAAATACAAGGACACATTGTTTAAATTGGGGCTGGGTAAAAGAGGCAAGATTTCTTTCAGAAAAGTGAATCCTCAACAGGCTGGTATGTTGGCTACGGTGAAAGAGCTAGTCAAGGTTGAGCTAagtgaagaaaatgtcTCACAGAAACAACTGAGattgcaaagaaagagtaATCCTGGCTTcactttggaaagaaaagattga